The following coding sequences are from one Ornithodoros turicata isolate Travis chromosome 1, ASM3712646v1, whole genome shotgun sequence window:
- the LOC135369385 gene encoding uncharacterized protein LOC135369385 isoform X1: MSKRTVRRLLFSLTGASYNAKLSEQSEAQHRPWTGTVIIVTAVICLWGAATAVPVVFFWAELVQRGITKAPAKPTIVDNWDDIFSDTPEETFLPIFDDDSELLSTPVGDKSTRSTAPQSTKPFKPKAEAAPKENTTLKNGIHQADSLSTNVSGATTPAKDITNSTLTTVSRAELASTIYQRNGSNSFRGPTASTSNFTTRSNAIGITADNSTKPYMSVATYGDQEISDSAHSTNLPGPSTRLHTRYSTARKGKKANDSEREATTMVGGLQQTTGPFSAGEENVTLALTKTNDAEAFMIINSTQYPPVTSGNWTDTSKVRGLNTVTDNRDEVVTRVTQVPLSASSERPEVEYISESTYSELEVISMQATSRLEMTSPEAMEDSSEHTGFTATELEAVTTAPSITDATDSSDFTAL, translated from the exons ATGTCAAAGAGAACGGTGAGACGGCTACTCTTTAGCTTAACGGGA GCATCCTATAATGCAAAGCTCTCTGAGCAATCGGAAGCACAGCACCGGCCATGGACGGGCACTGTCATCATCGTCACAGCTGTCATTTGTTTGTGGGGAGCTGCCACCGCTGTTCCAGTTGTCTTTTTCTGGGCGGAGCTGGTCCAGCGGGGTATCACCAAAGCACCGGCG AAACCCACAATTGTGGACAACTGGGATGACATTTTTTCTGACACACCTGAAGAAACGTTCCTTCCCATTTTTGATGATGATAGTGAGCTTTTGAGCACACCTGTTGGAGACAAGTCTACGAGGTCCACTGCTCCACAGTCAACTAAGCCATTCAAACCTAAGGCTGAAGCAGCGCCGAAAGAAAACACAACGCTGAAGAATGGCATTCATCAGGCAGATTCTTTGTCAACAAACGTCAGCGGAGCCACCACGCCAGCTAAAGACATTACGAATTCAACTCTAACTACCGTTTCAAGAGCTGAACTTGCCAGTACTATCTATCAACGTAATGGGTCAAACAGCTTCAGAGGACCAACTGCTTCGACCAGTAACTTCACAACAAGATCCAACGCTATTGGTATTACAGCAGACAACAGCACAAAACCTTATATGTCCGTGGCAACATATGGAGACCAGGAAATCAGTGATAGCGCGCATAgtaccaacctgccagggcctagTACTCGGCTACACACACGGTATTCTACAGCGCGAAAGGGGAAGAAGGCGAATGATTCTGAACGTGAAGCTACAACTATGGTCGGAGGACTACAACAAACCACGGGTCCTTTTTCCGCAGGTGAAGAAAACGTCACCCTAGCGCTCACGAAAACGAATGATGCTGAAGCCTTTATGATCATCAATAGCACTCAGTACccgcctgttacaagtggtaATTGGACTGATACATCTAAAGTACGCGGGTTAAATACAGTTACTGATAATCGTGACGAAGTTGTCACAAGGGTTACTCAGGTTCCGTTGAGCGCATCTTCAGAACGACCCGAAGTAGAATATATATCTGAATCTACTTACAGTGAGCTAGAGGTTATATCAATGCAGGCCACATCACGTCTGGAAATGACCAGTCCTGAAGCAATGGAGGATTCCTCTGAACACACAGGGTTCACGGCGACGGAACTGGAAGCAGTGACGACGGCGCCTAGTATCACAGACGCAACGGATTCTTCGGATTTCACTGCATTGTAA
- the LOC135369385 gene encoding uncharacterized protein LOC135369385 isoform X2 — translation MSKRTASYNAKLSEQSEAQHRPWTGTVIIVTAVICLWGAATAVPVVFFWAELVQRGITKAPAKPTIVDNWDDIFSDTPEETFLPIFDDDSELLSTPVGDKSTRSTAPQSTKPFKPKAEAAPKENTTLKNGIHQADSLSTNVSGATTPAKDITNSTLTTVSRAELASTIYQRNGSNSFRGPTASTSNFTTRSNAIGITADNSTKPYMSVATYGDQEISDSAHSTNLPGPSTRLHTRYSTARKGKKANDSEREATTMVGGLQQTTGPFSAGEENVTLALTKTNDAEAFMIINSTQYPPVTSGNWTDTSKVRGLNTVTDNRDEVVTRVTQVPLSASSERPEVEYISESTYSELEVISMQATSRLEMTSPEAMEDSSEHTGFTATELEAVTTAPSITDATDSSDFTAL, via the exons ATGTCAAAGAGAACG GCATCCTATAATGCAAAGCTCTCTGAGCAATCGGAAGCACAGCACCGGCCATGGACGGGCACTGTCATCATCGTCACAGCTGTCATTTGTTTGTGGGGAGCTGCCACCGCTGTTCCAGTTGTCTTTTTCTGGGCGGAGCTGGTCCAGCGGGGTATCACCAAAGCACCGGCG AAACCCACAATTGTGGACAACTGGGATGACATTTTTTCTGACACACCTGAAGAAACGTTCCTTCCCATTTTTGATGATGATAGTGAGCTTTTGAGCACACCTGTTGGAGACAAGTCTACGAGGTCCACTGCTCCACAGTCAACTAAGCCATTCAAACCTAAGGCTGAAGCAGCGCCGAAAGAAAACACAACGCTGAAGAATGGCATTCATCAGGCAGATTCTTTGTCAACAAACGTCAGCGGAGCCACCACGCCAGCTAAAGACATTACGAATTCAACTCTAACTACCGTTTCAAGAGCTGAACTTGCCAGTACTATCTATCAACGTAATGGGTCAAACAGCTTCAGAGGACCAACTGCTTCGACCAGTAACTTCACAACAAGATCCAACGCTATTGGTATTACAGCAGACAACAGCACAAAACCTTATATGTCCGTGGCAACATATGGAGACCAGGAAATCAGTGATAGCGCGCATAgtaccaacctgccagggcctagTACTCGGCTACACACACGGTATTCTACAGCGCGAAAGGGGAAGAAGGCGAATGATTCTGAACGTGAAGCTACAACTATGGTCGGAGGACTACAACAAACCACGGGTCCTTTTTCCGCAGGTGAAGAAAACGTCACCCTAGCGCTCACGAAAACGAATGATGCTGAAGCCTTTATGATCATCAATAGCACTCAGTACccgcctgttacaagtggtaATTGGACTGATACATCTAAAGTACGCGGGTTAAATACAGTTACTGATAATCGTGACGAAGTTGTCACAAGGGTTACTCAGGTTCCGTTGAGCGCATCTTCAGAACGACCCGAAGTAGAATATATATCTGAATCTACTTACAGTGAGCTAGAGGTTATATCAATGCAGGCCACATCACGTCTGGAAATGACCAGTCCTGAAGCAATGGAGGATTCCTCTGAACACACAGGGTTCACGGCGACGGAACTGGAAGCAGTGACGACGGCGCCTAGTATCACAGACGCAACGGATTCTTCGGATTTCACTGCATTGTAA